The following coding sequences lie in one Arabidopsis thaliana chromosome 3, partial sequence genomic window:
- the emb1703 gene encoding embryo defective 1703 (embryo defective 1703 (emb1703); FUNCTIONS IN: molecular_function unknown; INVOLVED IN: embryo development ending in seed dormancy; LOCATED IN: chloroplast; EXPRESSED IN: 19 plant structures; EXPRESSED DURING: 13 growth stages; BEST Arabidopsis thaliana protein match is: unknown protein (TAIR:AT5G28400.1); Has 1076 Blast hits to 906 proteins in 181 species: Archae - 8; Bacteria - 72; Metazoa - 301; Fungi - 122; Plants - 81; Viruses - 2; Other Eukaryotes - 490 (source: NCBI BLink).) gives MEVLLNSNDGFFNFSSFSSNSNRRLANQRRFNLPISKFHYYRVSILRVSARFGETSRRRNSLRKKIIGDEYWRSTPKSSEPGTKPLNESHKFGHCDDLSSTEGLKDRVAQDSNLLNELEDWVARYNKEAEFWGIGSNPIFTVYQDSVGNVEKVEVDEDEVLSRRRSALGDLESVSSKLVYAKKLAEQMENGEHVIHKESSLVKFVSSSSSSEEEFRLVSSVQNAILRLDLIPKLPAIGRAVLCGYIGLWLLKTVLVYRKSNEVECTELEKEMMRRKMKAWQERDMSEKGTVEVLHKEGLEKPLMSFEKPKFDRNELMTSISKVKGSEKKLELVNSPHVELDFVDKIHEIKAMARRAREIEAGIELNEKQKLDVNKETGDNEEDISIQSQKSLPHEALTHSEGDDDKDERLGTSTDSENTELSGFAVPMLNGAMVDFGFLNHEMAASDKEKVSNVVPPVPTDGVIQSSDVSKDQLSMMKNSTGRKSRVIRSVKEAKEFLSRRSGEKELTQEPSQMIAQDSVEIFSKQSDEERGVARKHELVDKNKILGAAVNGTLKSALESTSSEPLGKDADCQPQKNDYQKLSEPGNAVKGSSKQINSSNKIEEHNFKFAKSSSGGTEHIEKEEPSGKGNWIENNYHEFEPVVEKMRAGFRDNYMAAREGETREPGTIAEIAELYRSEYNDELEWMKDEKLRDIVFHVRDNELAGRDPFHLIDDEDKAMFLQGLEKKVEKENEKLSHLHQWIHSNIENLDYGVDGVSVYDPLEKIIPRWKGPSLDKNPEFLNNYHEQREALFSEKAASVSPVKYEEQSSHQELSESASSENTLTPSSEITSSQPKIVVEGSDGSVRPGKKSGKEYWQHTKKWSRGFLELYNAETDPEVKAVMRDMGKDLDRWITEDEIKDAADIMEKLPERNKKFMEKKLNKLKREMELFGPQAVLSKYREYGEDKEEDYLWWLDLPHVLCLELYTVDENGEQQVGFYTLEMATDLELEPKPHHVIAFEDAADCRNLCYIIQAHLDMLRSGNVFIVPRPPKDAYREAKANGFGVTVIRKGELKLNIDEPLEEVEEEICEIGSKMYHDKIMGERSVDISSLMKGVFNLKTKPTGRRRKRSKQALKDSNKKSS, from the exons ATGGAGGTTCTACTAAACTCCAATGAtggtttcttcaatttctcgTCTTTCTCGTCCAATTCGAACAGGAGACTCGCTAACCAACGTCGATTCAACTTGCCCATCTCCAAATTCCACTACTATCGCGTTTCAATTCTCCGAGTCTCGGCTCGGTTCGGAGAGACCTCGAGGCGACGTAATTcgctgaggaagaagatcatCGGTGATGAGTATTGGCGTTCGACTCCGAAATCTTCTGAACCAGGTACGAAACCTCTAAACGAAAGCCATAAGTTTGGTCACTGTGATGATTTAAGTAGCACCGAGGGATTGAAAGATAGGGTTGCTCAAGATTCAAATTTGCTGAATGAGCTTGAAGATTGGGTTGCTCggtataacaaggaagcagaGTTTTGGGGTATTGGTTCGAATCCCATTTTCACTGTCTATCAGGATTCTGTTGGAAACGTAGAGAAAGTAGAGGTTGATGAAGACGAGGTCTTgagtagaagaagatcagCTCTTGGGGATTTGGAATCAGTGAGTTCTAAGCTTGTATATGCGAAGAAATTAGCTGAACAAATGGAGAATGGGGAACATGTGATCCATAAGGAGAGTTCTCTTGTCAAgttcgtttcttcttcttcttcttcagaggaAGAGTTTCGTCTCGTTAGCTCAGTCCAAAACGCAATTCTTCGTCTTGACTTAATTCCAAAGTTGCCGGCGATTGGAAGAGCTGTTTTGTGTGGTTACATTGGACTCTGGTTGCTGAAGACGGTGCTTGTGTATAGGAAGAGTAATGAGGTTGAGTGTACAGAgttggagaaggagatgatgaggAGAAAGATGAAAGCTTGGCAGGAAAGGGATATGTCGGAGAAAGGTACCGTGGAAGTTTTGCACAAGGAGGGTTTGGAAAAGCCATTGATGTCATTTGAGAAGCCTAAGTTTGATCGAAATGAACTTATGACTAGTATTTCTAAAGTTAAGGGTTCAGAGAAGAAACTGGAACTCGTGAATTCTCCTCATGTTGAGCTGGACTTTGTTGATAAGATCCATGAAATCAAAGCAATGGCTAGACGAGCACGGGAGATAGAAGCTGGCATAGAACTTAATGAAAAGCAGAAGCTCGATGTGAACAAAGAAACAGGCGACAATGAGGAAGATATAAGCATTCAGTCACAGAAGAGTCTTCCACATGAGGCTTTGACACACAgtgaaggtgatgatgataaagatgAACGCTTGGGAACTTCGACTGACAGTGAGAACACTGAACTTTCTGGTTTTGCTGTTCCGATGTTGAATGGGGCTATGgtagattttggttttctgaaTCATGAAATGGCAGCATCTGACAAAGAAAAGGTGAGTAATGTGGTACCACCAGTTCCTACAGACGGAGTCATCCAATCTTCTGATGTCTCTAAGGATCAGTTAAGTATGATGAAGAATAGCACTGGTCGTAAGTCACGGGTCATACGGTCTGTAAAAGAGGCTAAAGAGTTCCTTTCAAGAAGAAGTGGTGAGAAAGAGCTTACTCAGGAACCTTCTCAGATGATAGCCCAAGATAGTGTTGAAATCTTCTCAAAGCAGAGCGACGAAGAGCGTGGTGTAGCTAGAAAACACGAAttggttgacaaaaataaaatccttgGTGCAGCTGTCAATGGAACCTTGAAATCTGCACTTGAGTCTACTTCTTCTGAACCGTTGGGGAAGGATGCTGATTGTCAACCCCAAAAGAATGATTACCAAAAACTCTCAGAACCTGGGAATGCAGTTAAGGGATCGAGCAAGCAAATAAATTCTTCAAATAAAATCGAAGAgcacaattttaaatttgccAAAAGTTCTTCTGGTGGTACTGAACATATAGAGAAGGAAGAACCATCAGGGAAGGGGAATTGGATAGAGAATAACTACCATGAATTTGAGCCTGTTGTTGAAAAAATGAGAGCAGGATTTAGGGATAATTATATGGCTGCTAGAGAGGGTGAAACTCGGGAGCCAGGTACAATTGCTGAAATTGCAGAACTTTACCGCAGTGAGTATAATGATGAGCTTGAGTGGATGAAGGACGAGAAGCTAAGGGACATTGTCTTCCATGTTCGAGATAATGAGCTGGCTGGTAGGGATCCATTTCACctgattgatgatgaagataaagCTATGTTTTTGCAAGGcttggagaagaaagttgagaaagaaaatgagaaactgTCTCATCTGCATCAGTGGATTCATTCAAACATTGAAAACCTTGACTACGGAGTAG ATGGCGTCAGTGTGTATGATCCACTAGAAAAGATCATACCGAGATGGAAAGGGCCTTCACTTGATAAGAACCCCGAGTTTCTCAATAACTATCATGAACAGCGTGAAGCACTGTTTTCTGAAAAAGCTGCATCTGTATCTCCTGTGAAATATGAAGAACAGAGCTCTCATCAGGAATTATCAGAGTCTGCTTCCTCTGAGAACACTCTCACCCCTTCATCTGAAATTACCTCAAGCCAGCCAAAGATTGTTGTAGAAGGAAGTGATGGATCTGTTAGACCTGGTAAAAAATCAGGAAAGGAGTATTGGCAGCACACGAAGAAGTGGTCACGTGGGTTCCTTGAGTTGTACAATGCAGAGACTGATCCAGAAGTGAAAGCTGTTATGAGAGACATGGGAAAAGACTTAGACCGATGGATTACTGAAGACGAAATCAAAGACGCTGCTGATATAATGGAAAAGCTGCCAGAGAGGAACAAGAAGTTCATGGAAAAGAAACTCAACAAACtcaagagagagatggagtTGTTTGGTCCTCAAGCTGTTTTGAGCAAATACCGCGAGTATGGAGAAGATAAGGAAGAAGATTATCTATGGTGGTTGGACCTTCCGCATGTACTG TGCCTTGAGTTGTACACAGTTGATGAAAACGGAGAGCAGCAAGTAGGGTTCTACACATTGGAGATGGCAACAGATCTCGAGTTAGAACCCAAACCACATCATGTGATTGCTTTCGAGGACGCTGCAGACTGTCGAAACCTCTGTTACATTATTCAAGCTCATTTGGATATGCTACGAAGTGGAAACGTTTTCATTGTTCCGCGCCCGCCAAAG GATGCATATCGAGAAGCCAAGGCGAATGGATTTGGTGTAACGGTTATTAGGAAAGGAGAACTGAAGTTGAATATTGACGAGCCATTAGAAGAAGTAGAGGAAGAGATCTGTGAGATAGGAAGCAAGATGTACCATGATAAGATCATGGGAGAACGATCTGTGGATATAAGCTCGTTGATGAAAGGTGTCTTTAACCTGAAGACCAAACCTACTGgccgaagaagaaaacgatcAAAGCAGGCTCTTAAAGATTCTAACAAGAAAAGTAGCTGA
- a CDS encoding Protein with RING/U-box and TRAF-like domain (Protein with RING/U-box and TRAF-like domains; FUNCTIONS IN: ubiquitin-protein ligase activity, zinc ion binding; INVOLVED IN: multicellular organismal development, ubiquitin-dependent protein catabolic process, protein ubiquitination; LOCATED IN: nucleus; EXPRESSED IN: 24 plant structures; EXPRESSED DURING: 13 growth stages; CONTAINS InterPro DOMAIN/s: TRAF-like (InterPro:IPR008974), Seven-in-absentia protein, TRAF-like domain (InterPro:IPR018121), Zinc finger, SIAH-type (InterPro:IPR013010), Zinc finger, RING-type (InterPro:IPR001841), Seven In Absentia Homolog-type (InterPro:IPR013323), Seven-in-absentia protein, sina (InterPro:IPR004162), TRAF-type (InterPro:IPR013322); BEST Arabidopsis thaliana protein match is: Protein with RING/U-box and TRAF-like domains (TAIR:AT4G27880.1); Has 1836 Blast hits to 1817 proteins in 706 species: Archae - 0; Bacteria - 0; Metazoa - 1264; Fungi - 11; Plants - 486; Viruses - 2; Other Eukaryotes - 73 (source: NCBI BLink).) produces the protein MDLDSMDCTSTMDVTDDEEIHQDRHSYASVSKHHHTNNNTTNVNAAASGLLPTTTSVHELLECPVCTNSMYPPIHQCHNGHTLCSTCKARVHNRCPTCRQELGDIRCLALEKVAESLELPCKHMSLGCPEIFPYYSKLKHETVCNFRPYSCPYAGSECSVTGDIPFLVAHLRDDHKVDMHSGCTFNHRYVKSNPREVENATWMLTVFHCFGQYFCLHFEAFQLGMAPVYMAFLRFMGDETEARNYNYSLEVGGYGRKLIWEGTPRSVRDSHRKVRDSHDGLIIQRNMALFFSGGDRKELKLRVTGRIWKEQQQSGEGGGACIPNLS, from the exons ATGGATTTGGATAGCATGGACTGTACATCAACCATGGATGTGacagatgatgaagagatcCACCAAGATCGCCATTCCTACGCTTCTGTTTCCAAGCATCATCATACTAATAACAACACCACCAACGTTAATGCTGCTGCTTCTGGGCTTCTCCCTACCACCACCAGTGTTCATGAGCTTCTCGAATGTCCTGTCTGCACCAATTCTATGTACCCTCCCATTCATCAG TGTCACAATGGACATACGTTGTGTTCAACCTGTAAAGCCAGGGTTCACAACCGCTGCCCAACTTGTAGACAAGAGCTCGGTGATATCCGTTGTTTGGCACTGGAAAAAGTAGCCGAATCACTTGAACTACCTTGTAAACACATGTCACTTGGATGTCCTGAAATCTTCCCTTATTACAGTAAGCTCAAACATGAGACTGTATGTAACTTCAGACCTTATAGCTGCCCTTATGCTGGATCCGAGTGTTCTGTTACGGGCGATATCCCTTTCTTAGTTGCTCATCTGAGGGATGATCATAAGGTGGATATGCATTCTGGGTGTACTTTCAACCATCGTTATGTCAAGTCTAATCCTCGTGAAGTCGAAAACGCCACATGGATGTTAACT gTCTTTCACTGCTTCGGTCAATACTTCTGTCTTCACTTTGAGGCATTCCAGCTCGGAATGGCTCCAGTCTACATGGCGTTCCTGCGTTTCATGGGGGACGAGACAGAAGCTCGAAACTACAATTACAGTTTAGAAGTGGGAGGTTATGGTCGGAAGCTGATATGGGAAGGAACACCAAGAAGCGTAAGAGACAGCCACAGGAAAGTTAGAGACAGTCATGATGGACTAATTATACAAAGAAACAtggctctcttcttctcaggtGGAGATAGGAAAGAGCTGAAACTTCGAGTCACTGGAAGGATATGGAAAGAGCAACAACAAAGTGGTGAAGGTGGAGGAGCTTGTATCCCAAACTTGtcttga
- a CDS encoding ENTH/VHS protein (CONTAINS InterPro DOMAIN/s: Protein of unknown function DUF2043 (InterPro:IPR018610), ENTH/VHS (InterPro:IPR008942); Has 308 Blast hits to 279 proteins in 95 species: Archae - 2; Bacteria - 30; Metazoa - 120; Fungi - 19; Plants - 44; Viruses - 2; Other Eukaryotes - 91 (source: NCBI BLink).) has translation MEGRDDGGGKVIGLIEKATKSTAQEVDPRLLKAIKSIVRYSDSEVRLSSQTLMELMRHNHSQVRYLTLFIIDELFMRSKLFRTLIIENLDQLLSLSIGFRSNLPLPAPPAVATTLRSKAIEFLEKWNLSFGFHYKELRLGFDYLKNTLKLKFPDLQANAARIQRERQEREMKTKEILRNKFDSLRVSFGLFKYEIEVTIKEIKECMEIVQWRGDDGVPLAILDEEDFEEIRCSHLRQIRLDSLKQSEKVEETGENRIVFDVLREQCKLLVTKHLISVQEGISLLIRVDVSDNRTRDSMLKDLIDIRNNILAAKKKWEEAGFTMSRMTDIHGNEETNEEEEDIWEEDDGKVKTDSVKNVAHVMRTQQSENSSLPSSGEAKKSTSEARSNKVSNTKKVGSSGNSLRDKLISEAPVMNWGSQLTNWESTTEVRANYRGLEIESHWGRVDQDAIIPADKIAELNLQATVYREERTETPPCRASLKKGGLCQRRDLRVCPFHGPIVPRDDEGNTIIQESPLDESENQTSSTSGTNQDVSMDETTSDSDPNQLARQIAKEALKNIREKDKEVVRKRAKLVKVKVKEHNHEVLRGAAIASTSRSNAMDDEFDRVFAEKKNKKQTFSTRRKKTTAKDRISQRLFSNRVKGTNPQQLAQGNDEKCRDTSANQW, from the exons ATGGAAGGAAGAGATGACGGCGGAGGGAAAGTTATTGGGTTGATAGAGAAAGCGACGAAATCAACTGCTCAAGAGGTTGACCCGAGGCTTCTCAAGGCGATCAAATCCATTGTTCGCTATTCTGATTCGGAGGTCCGACTTAGTTCGCAAACCCTAATGGAGCTCATGAGACATAACCACTCTCAG GTTCGATATCTGACGCTTTTCATAATCGACGAGCTATTCATGAGATCAAAGCTCTTTAGAACTTTGATAATTGAGAATCTTGATCAGCTTTTGAGTTTAAGTATTGGGTTTAGAAGCAATCTGCCTCTTCCTGCACCACCTGCTGTTGCCACTACGTTGCGTTCAAAGGCTATTGAGTTCTTGGAGAAGTGGAATTTGTCTTTTGGGTTTCATTACAAGGAGCTTAGACTTGGGTTTGATTACCTTAAGAATACCCTCAAGTTAAAGTTCCCTGATTTACAGGCTAATGCTGCACGGATTCAACGAGAGAGACAGGAGAGGGAGATGAAGACAAAAGAGATTTTGCGGAACAAGTTTGATTCCTTGAGAGTTAGTTTTGGACTCTTCAAGTATGAGATTGAGGTAACGATAAAGGAAATCAAGGAGTGTATGGAAATTGTTCAGTGGAGAGGGGATGATGGTGTTCCACTTGCGATCTTAGATGAGGAAGATTTTGAGGAGATCCGTTGTTCTCATCTGAGGCAAATTCGTCTTGATTCACTGAAACAATCAGAAAAGGTTGAAGAAACTGGTGAAAACAGAATTGTATTTGATGTGTTGAGGGAACAGTGCAAGCTTCTAGTGACAAAGCATCTGATCTCGGTTCAAGAAGggatctctcttctcattaGGGTTGACGTAAGTGATAACAGAACGAGAGATTCCATGTTGAAGGACTTGATTGATATCAGGAATAACATATTGGCAGCTAAAAAGAAATGGGAAGAAGCTGGTTTTACAATGTCAAGAATGACTGATATTCACGgtaatgaagaaacaaacgaggaagaagaagatatctgGGAGGAGGATGATGGCAAGGTTAAAACTGATTCAGTCAAGAACGTGGCTCATGTGATGAGAACTCAGCAGAGTGAGAATTCATCTTTACCATCATCAGGTGAAGCAAAGAAGTCTACATCAGAAGCTAGGTCCAATAAAGTGTCGAACACTAAAAAAGTTGGAAGCAGTGGAAACTCTCTTAGAGACAAGCTAATTTCTGAAGCGCCTGTGATGAATTGGGGATCACAGTTGACTAATTGGGAATCAACTACGGAAGTTCGAGCTAATTACCGGGGTTTAGAGATCGAGAGCCACTGGGGCAGGGTGGATCAAGATGCTATAATTCCAGCAGATAAAATAGCAGAATTGAATCTTCAGGCAACCGTgtatagagaagagagaacaGAGACACCTCCATGCCGTGCTTCTCTAAAGAAAGGTGGTCTTTGCCAGAGAAGAGATCTCAGAGTCTGTCCGTTTCACGGACCCATTGTACCCCGGGATGATGAAGGAAACACCATAATCCAGGAATCTCCATTAGATGAGAGTGAAAACCAAACTTCTTCAACTTCAGGGACCAACCAGGATGTGTCTATGGATGAAACAACTTCAGATTCTGATCCTAATCAGTTAGCTAGGCAAATAGCGAAAGAGGCTCTGAAGAATATCCGggagaaagacaaagaagtGGTGAGGAAAAGAGCAAAGCTTGTTAAGGTTAAGGTTAAGGAACACAATCATGAAGTTCTGCGTGGTGCGGCAATAGCCTCAACTTCTAGATCGAATGCTATGGATGATGAGTTTGATAGAGTTTTtgctgaaaagaaaaacaagaagcaaaCCTTTTCCACAAGGCGTAAGAAAACAACGGCTAAAGATAGAATATCCCAGAGACTGTTTAGTAATCGAGTAAAAGGTACTAATCCACAGCAGTTGGCTCAGGGCAATGATGAAAAGTGCCGGGATACATCGGCTAACCAGTGGTAA